From the genome of Colletotrichum destructivum chromosome 10, complete sequence, one region includes:
- a CDS encoding Putative glycoside hydrolase, family 3, glycoside hydrolase family 3 domain, immunoglobulin, with translation MVKVAVSTFVAALCPLAGLAAAVSPSNGSAHLDSSLTPEERADSLLRLMTWEEKVGQLGGIRRLAETVGGKVSYNETSFEEIRKTQNGQIGNCSHKRFGAPQNYAHDLLPIANRVRADQINNTRLGIPYITIADSVNGLMISGGTMFPGAISMGSTWNIPLYEQAIAAIREENIAMGTHWVLSPEVDLAKDPRNGRNGEMFGEDAYLVGEFAAHYINTMQEKDANGFVKVATTIKHWVYGSSSGGVNTASIQGGLNHILNDMGAPYIKAIRESNPLSLMVSYASVDQVPMSMNRYLNKKILRDLLGFKGLIMSDAGSIRNMYTQAKVATSFQDAGLKAIRGGLEHELSPRPPSVFPTLINSVNNSEIAGLIDDSVRAILKIKFATGIFDLPLPSIENLNATLRNEKHLEVNRNISREAIVLLQNDGTLPLQQSSATRVALLGPYADILNTGQYAANNASDPSYGSTFRRSLERQLGAENVKFVAGVDILSSNDSSGIDEAVSVAKEVGLAVVVLGSGWGSFDNSYESLHRTDGEGFSHSDLGFPGLQQRLLDAVLDAGVPTILVLSGGQTFLLNESTKRSKAILHTWLAGEFTADSLAEILFGTVNPSGKLTITFPEAEGAFPVAYDYFPSDDEGGFGAATEYDWHLPELTRYAPIRFGFGLSYTTFDISSTSLRCRTNSNNSTDDACSEDGQVIVTATVTNMGSVAGKEVVQLYFRPEYTQIEFPVMKLIRFEKIDVAAGESKQVDLTISFQELGYFIDGEWTVEKGLYNFWVGSSSRAEDLQSLNVTLT, from the exons ATGGTCAAAGTAGCGGTATCAACTTTCGTCGCGGCCCTCTGCCCGCTagccggcctcgccgccgcggtaTCTCCGTCCAATGGCTCGGCGCACCTAGACTCATCCCTCACTCCCGAGGAACGAGCCGACAGCCTTCTCCGGCTCATGACATGGGAAGAGAAAGTAGGCCAGCTTGGTGGCATTCGGAGACTCGCTGAGACGGTGGGCGGAAAGGTGTCGTACAACGAGACGTCGTTTGAAGAAATTCGAAAGACGCAGAATGGACAGATCGGTAATTGCAGCCACAAAC GATTCGGGGCACCCCAGAACTATGCCCATGACCTGCTGCCCATTGCCAACCGTGTCCGAGCCGATCAAATCAACAACACGAGACTCGGGATCCCGTACATCACCATTGCAGACTCGGTCAATGGACTGATGATTTCGGGCGGAACCATGTTTCCGGGAGCCATCTCCATGGGCTCCACGTGGAACATTCCGCTCTACGAGCAAGCCATCGCTGCCATCCGAGAGGAGAACATCGCCATGGGCACCCACTGGGTTCTGTCACCCGAGGTCGACCTCGCGAAAGACCCCAGAAATGGACGAAACGGCGAGAT GTTCGGCGAGGATGCGTATCTAGTCGGTGAGTTTGCTGCACACTATATCAACACGATGCAAGAGAAAGACGCGAACGGATTTGTCAAGGTGGCCACGACCATCAAGCACTGGGTCTATGGGtccagcagcggcggtgTCAACACAGCCAGCATCCAGGGCGGCCTGAACCATATTCTCAACGACATGGGCGCTCCATATATCAAGGCCATCAGGGAGTCGAACCCGTTGTCGCTCATGGTCTCCTACGCCAGCGTGGACCAAGTCCCCATGTCCATGAACAGATATCTCAACAAGAAGATACTCCGAGACCTGCTCGGCTTCAAAGGGCTAATCATGTCCGATGCCGGCTCCATCCGGAACATGTACACGCAGGCCAAGGTTGCCACGTCCTTTCAGGACGCCGGGCTGAAGGCCATCCGTGGCGGATTGGAACACGAGCtgtctcctcggccgccatcCGTTTTCCCGACGCTGATCAACTCGGTCAACAACTCGGAAATCGCCGGACTCATCGACGACTCGGTCAGAGCGATCCTCAAGATCAAGTTCGCCACCGGCATTTTCGACTTGCCGCTCCCTTCGATCGAGAACCTCAACGCGACTCTCCGCAACGAGAAGCATCTGGAGGTCAACCGGAACATCTCGCGCGAAGCGATCGTGCTTCTGCAAAACGACGGCACGCTGCCCCTGCAGCAGAGCAGCGCAACTCGAGTCGCGCTGCTTGGGCCCTATGCCGACATCCTCAACACCGGACAATACGCCGCAAACAACGCATCTGACCCGTCTTACGGCAGCACGTTCCGCCGCAGCCTCGAGCGACAGCTTGGCGCCGAGAACGTGAAGTTCGTCGCGGGCGTAGACATCCTGAGCTCAAACGACAGCTCGGGCATCGATGAGGCTGTCTCCGTGGCCAAGgaggtcggcctcgccgtcgtggttCTCGGTTCCGGCTGGGGGTCTTTCGACAACTCGTACGAGTCCCTGCATCGTACGGATGGCGAGGGCTTCAGTCATTCCGACTTGGGGTTCCCGGGTCTGCAGCAACGGCTccttgacgccgtcctcgacgccggcgtgccCACCATCCTCGTGCTCAGCGGCGGCCAGACCTTTCTTCTCAACGAATCGACCAAGCGCTCCAAGGCGATCCTCCACACGTGGCTTGCGGGAGAGTTCACGGCCGACTccctcgccgagatcctGTTCGGCACCGTCAACCCCAGCGGCAAACTGACCATCACGTTTcccgaagccgagggcgCTTTTCCTGTTGCGTACGACTACTTCccctcggacgacgagggtggCTTTGGCGCGGCGACTGAGTACGACTGGCACCTGCCGGAGCTCACCCGCTATGCGCCCATCAGATTCGGCTTCGGTCTGAGCTACACGACTTTCGAcatctcctcgacgtcgctgCGGTGTCGCACaaacagcaacaacagcactGACGATGCTTGCAGTGAGGATGGCCAGGTGATCGTCACGGCTACGGTGACGAACATGGGGAGCGTCGCGGGCAAAGAGGTGGTGCAGCTCTACTTCCGCCCAGAGTACACGCAGATTGAGTTTCCTGTCATGAAGCTTATTCGCTTCGAGAAGATTGACGTCGCGGCCGGAGAGTCTAAGCAGGTAGACTTGACTATTTCTTTCCAGGAGCTGGGATACTTCATCGACGGAGAGTGGACGGTCGAGAAGGGCCTCTACAATTTTTGGGTCGGGAGCAGTTCCAGAGCCGAAGATCTCCAAAGTCTGAACGTCACGCTGACTTGA
- a CDS encoding Putative alpha/beta hydrolase-1, homoserine/serine acetyltransferase MetX, translated as MTDIKKFALGDFKLQNGETLSGAWLAYKTFGDPALPAVVYPTWFSGAIADNEWLIGDDKTLNPSKYFIVIPALFGNGESISPSNSDVNPFPDVSFYDNVRAQYQLVTEELKIKHLRAVLGWSMGAAQSFQWATQYPDFMDICVPFCGAAKCALHNQVFLEGVKSALLAAKKISSAGSTKGRATAAEDKSVRVWSDEEKQVGLKSFGRGYAGWGFSQAFYRHEVYKEHYQAKDLEDFMQNFWEKWALSKDPENLLVMLHTWQDADVSKQEPYNGDFKKAMASIKAKTLVLPSKTDLYFPPEDSEIEVDFMSEGVGELAVFPSIWGHWAGGPPGNFEDVKWLDDKLKGIFSAAPHRGAKELPIR; from the exons ATGACCGATATCAAGAAGTTCGCGCTCGGCGACTTCAAGCTCCAGAACGGCGAAACCTTGTCCGGAGCCTGGCTCGCCTACAAAACGTTCGGCGACCCTGCCCTCCCGGCCGTCGTCTACCCGACGTGGTTCTCCGGCGCCATTGCGGACAATGAGTGGCTGATTGGGGACGACAAGACTCTCAACCCGTCAAAGTacttcatcgtcatcccCGCGCTCTTCGGCAACGGAGAGTCCATCAGCCCGTCCAACTCGGATGTCAACCCGTTCCCCGATGTATCCTTCTACGACAACGTGCGTGCTCAATACCAGTTGGTGACTGAGGAGCTCAAGATTAAGCATCTGAGGGCAGTTTTGGGGTGGTCGATGGGTGCGGCGCAGTCGTTCCAGTGGGCGACACAGTATCCCGATTTCATGGACATCTGCGTCCCTTTctgcggcgccgccaagTGCGCTTTGCACAACCAAGTCTTTCTGGAGGGTGTCAAATCGGCGCTCCTCGCTGCGAAGAAGATCAGCTCGGCAGGGAGCACCAAGGGGCGAGCCACAGCGGCCGAAGACAAGTCCGTCCGGGTCTggtccgacgaggagaaaCAGGTCGGCCTAAAGAGCTTTGGTCGCGGGTATGCCGGCTGGGGTTTCTCCCAGGCCTTCTACCGACACGAGGTCTACAAGGAGCACTACCAGGCCAAGGATCTCGAGGATTTCATGCAGAACTTCTGGGAGAAGTGGGCTCTGAGCAAGGACCCCGAGAACCTCCTCGTCATGCTCCACACTTGGCAGGACGCCGACGTGAGCAAGCAGGAGCCGTACAACGGCGACTTCAAGAAGGCCATGGCAAGCATCAAGGCCAAAACCTTGGTGTTGCCGTCCAAGACAGACCTCTACTTCCC GCCCGAGGATTCCGAAATCGAGGTCGACTTTATGAGCGAGGGTGTCGGTGAACTGGCCGTCTTCCCGTCCATCTGGGGGCACTGGGCCGGAGGACCGCCGGGCAACTTTGAAGATGTCAAGTGGCTGGACGACAAGCTAAAGGGGATCTTCTCAGCTGCACCCCACAGAGGTGCCAAAGAGTTGCCGATTCGCTGA